Proteins from one Desertifilum tharense IPPAS B-1220 genomic window:
- a CDS encoding DUF721 domain-containing protein: MSFDSIDRVLHQLQARNTWQAYQQFRYLCHLWEKVVEPAIAAQTRPVAVTREVLQVATSSSVWVQELKFKRYRILKQLNPHLSIPLKDIRFSTAYWRSPRLGLEGLEANDPQSLWQNHPSRLPETSLQPPLALPSPPQTPQQAFQQWRDRAQWRSRHLPLCPQCQAPTPPGELERWAMCALCAAHQWQQ, translated from the coding sequence ATGTCGTTTGATTCTATCGATCGCGTTTTGCACCAGCTTCAAGCTCGCAATACCTGGCAGGCGTACCAGCAGTTTCGCTATTTATGTCACCTCTGGGAAAAGGTGGTTGAACCTGCGATCGCTGCCCAGACGCGACCCGTTGCTGTCACCCGCGAGGTTTTGCAAGTCGCAACATCGAGTTCTGTGTGGGTACAGGAATTGAAGTTTAAACGCTATCGGATCTTAAAACAGTTGAATCCTCATCTGTCAATTCCCTTAAAGGATATTCGCTTTTCTACAGCCTATTGGCGATCGCCTCGCCTGGGTTTGGAGGGGTTAGAAGCCAACGATCCGCAAAGCTTATGGCAAAATCACCCCTCGCGCTTGCCCGAAACTAGCCTGCAACCGCCCTTAGCCTTGCCTTCCCCTCCCCAAACTCCCCAGCAGGCGTTCCAACAGTGGCGCGATCGCGCTCAGTGGCGATCGCGTCATTTACCCTTGTGTCCCCAATGTCAGGCCCCGACGCCGCCGGGAGAGTTGGAACGTTGGGCAATGTGTGCTTTATGTGCGGCGCATCAGTGGCAGCAATAA
- a CDS encoding DNA cytosine methyltransferase yields MRSPPLSIGLFAGAFGLDLGLEQAGFQTVSLVENEPDAVKTIALNRPHLTESAIPRDIRQVDAVTLLAEGGRVLNLSRPLHPGEVDLVTGDPPCQPFSTAGKRGSVGDPRGSLFMDFIRLIEAIQPRFFIMENVRGLLSAPIRHRSHNQRGTGFAPLEPDEKAGSALQVVLAEMRRIGYQINYGLLNAADYGVPQVRQRVIFIGSREGEAVTLPQPTHHREGLQGLPQWRTLKDALANLQEDAPEYVPYSESRLQYLRLLKAGQNWRNLPPELQPAAMGGAYHSGGGKVGFYRRLAWDEPAPTITTSPHQKATDMCHPEALRPLSIRECQAIQTFPQDWIFHGSITSKYRQIGNAVPVLLAKAIGENIYKAFSL; encoded by the coding sequence ATGCGATCGCCTCCCCTAAGTATTGGATTATTTGCTGGTGCCTTTGGCTTAGACTTAGGGCTAGAACAAGCTGGCTTTCAGACCGTTAGCCTGGTGGAAAACGAACCCGACGCCGTTAAAACCATCGCGCTTAACCGTCCCCACCTCACCGAAAGCGCCATTCCCAGAGACATTCGCCAAGTAGACGCCGTCACCCTCCTCGCAGAAGGCGGACGAGTCCTCAACCTCAGTAGACCCCTCCATCCGGGAGAAGTAGACCTAGTAACGGGCGATCCCCCTTGTCAACCCTTCAGCACAGCAGGAAAACGCGGTTCAGTCGGCGATCCGCGAGGTAGCCTATTTATGGACTTCATTCGCTTAATTGAGGCTATTCAACCCCGCTTTTTTATTATGGAAAATGTCCGGGGTCTGCTTTCTGCCCCCATCCGCCACAGAAGCCACAACCAACGCGGAACCGGGTTTGCCCCCCTAGAACCCGATGAAAAAGCAGGTTCGGCCTTGCAAGTGGTTCTCGCCGAAATGCGCCGCATTGGGTATCAAATTAATTATGGTCTGCTGAATGCCGCAGATTATGGCGTTCCCCAAGTTCGCCAACGCGTCATTTTTATCGGTTCTAGGGAAGGCGAGGCCGTAACGCTTCCCCAACCCACGCATCATCGAGAAGGTTTGCAAGGTTTACCCCAATGGAGAACCCTAAAAGATGCCCTAGCTAATTTGCAAGAAGATGCGCCAGAATATGTCCCTTATTCTGAAAGCCGCTTGCAATATCTGCGTCTCTTGAAAGCCGGACAAAATTGGCGCAACCTCCCCCCGGAATTACAACCCGCCGCAATGGGTGGGGCCTACCATTCAGGCGGCGGTAAAGTCGGCTTCTATCGTCGGTTAGCCTGGGATGAACCCGCACCCACCATCACCACCAGCCCCCACCAAAAAGCTACCGATATGTGTCACCCGGAAGCCCTACGCCCCCTCAGCATCCGAGAATGTCAAGCCATCCAAACCTTTCCCCAAGATTGGATTTTTCACGGTTCCATCACTTCTAAATATCGCCAAATTGGTAACGCCGTCCCCGTATTATTAGCAAAGGCGATCGGTGAAAATATTTATAAAGCTTTTTCCTTGTAG
- a CDS encoding SPOR domain-containing protein: protein MSQRSLAALPGQTSQTPPLHSALQSALGSLDVQLEDELIRYRRAKSSDPLPPPRGLERHQPRKPLDLITLSAPPIPETETAVPETAPPAPEPPAPVEASSSLVLSSPPANPEAQLTETPSPEPEDYLESSEELLKNLNDEPDAEPAPRSSWVDGLLTPLSLGAMLLLLLVSATLGYALKNPSLFNHLLARRSPDSTDNPLLATPATEASPSPTALPQAPNLANQEFKDVNLDTLSSLQRTPSSPSPSPVAASPSPPPATVVPRGMDSNPPVTTQPPLSSLLLPPTPSPQTPVASSPGAIAPSEPVAVAPVENDGLVYAIANYDGEASLERVREVVPDAYLRQFNQGTQIQLGAFDDTAGAQAFVDELQAQGISAQIYRP from the coding sequence ATGAGTCAACGTTCCCTCGCAGCTTTACCCGGCCAAACCTCACAAACCCCTCCCTTGCATTCTGCCCTACAATCGGCTCTAGGGAGCCTAGACGTTCAGCTTGAAGACGAACTGATCCGCTATCGCCGAGCCAAGTCCAGCGATCCGTTACCGCCTCCTCGCGGACTCGAACGGCATCAACCGCGCAAACCCCTGGATCTGATTACCCTCAGCGCCCCCCCAATACCCGAAACCGAAACCGCAGTTCCCGAAACAGCACCCCCCGCACCGGAACCGCCCGCACCCGTCGAAGCCAGCAGCAGTTTAGTGCTATCTTCGCCCCCAGCTAACCCGGAAGCCCAACTCACCGAAACCCCCTCGCCGGAACCCGAAGATTACTTAGAGTCCTCAGAGGAACTGCTCAAAAACCTCAACGACGAACCCGACGCCGAACCCGCGCCCCGGAGTTCCTGGGTAGATGGCTTATTAACGCCCCTCAGCCTGGGTGCAATGCTGCTGCTGCTCTTAGTCAGCGCTACCCTAGGCTATGCGTTGAAAAACCCCTCGTTGTTCAATCATCTGCTGGCGCGACGTTCCCCCGACTCCACCGATAACCCGCTCTTAGCGACTCCTGCAACCGAAGCTTCTCCGAGTCCAACCGCCTTACCCCAAGCGCCCAACCTGGCGAACCAAGAATTTAAAGATGTGAACCTCGATACTCTGAGTTCTCTGCAACGAACGCCGAGTTCTCCGAGTCCTTCCCCAGTAGCTGCCTCTCCGAGTCCACCCCCAGCAACGGTAGTGCCTCGCGGGATGGATAGCAACCCCCCCGTTACCACCCAACCCCCCCTCTCCTCATTGCTGCTACCGCCAACGCCTAGCCCTCAGACTCCAGTGGCGTCTTCTCCCGGTGCGATCGCGCCCTCTGAACCCGTAGCTGTCGCCCCGGTTGAGAATGATGGCTTGGTGTATGCGATCGCCAATTACGACGGCGAAGCCTCTCTGGAACGAGTCCGCGAGGTCGTCCCCGATGCCTATCTGCGCCAATTTAACCAAGGGACTCAAATTCAACTAGGGGCATTTGACGACACCGCAGGCGCGCAAGCCTTCGTTGATGAACTCCAAGCCCAAGGGATCTCGGCCCAAATTTATCGCCCCTAG
- the menB gene encoding 1,4-dihydroxy-2-naphthoyl-CoA synthase, with protein MQANWQTVKTYEDILYHKWDGMAKITINRPHKRNAFRPKTVFELYEAFCDAREDSNIGVVLFTGAGPHTDGKYAFCSGGDQSVRGEAGYIDEAGVPRLNVLDLQRLIRSMPKVVIALVAGYAIGGGHVLHLICDLSIAADNAVFGQTGPKVGSFDGGFGASYLARVVGQKKAREIWFLCRQYNAQQALEMGLVNCVVPVERLEAEGIQWANEILDKSPIAIRCLKSAFNADCDGQAGLQELAGNATLLYYMTEEGAEGKQAFLEKRSPNFRQYPWLP; from the coding sequence ATGCAAGCGAACTGGCAAACGGTCAAAACTTACGAAGATATCCTGTATCACAAATGGGATGGGATGGCGAAAATTACCATTAACCGCCCGCACAAGCGGAATGCGTTTCGCCCGAAAACGGTGTTTGAACTTTACGAGGCGTTTTGCGATGCGCGGGAAGATTCTAACATTGGGGTGGTGCTGTTTACGGGGGCGGGGCCGCATACGGATGGCAAGTATGCGTTTTGTTCTGGGGGCGATCAGAGCGTTCGGGGCGAGGCGGGATATATTGATGAGGCTGGGGTTCCTCGTTTAAATGTGTTGGACTTGCAGCGGTTGATCCGGTCGATGCCGAAAGTGGTCATTGCTTTGGTGGCGGGATATGCGATCGGGGGCGGTCATGTTTTACATTTAATCTGCGATCTGAGTATTGCGGCGGATAATGCGGTTTTTGGACAAACGGGGCCCAAGGTGGGGAGTTTTGATGGCGGGTTTGGTGCGAGTTATCTGGCGCGGGTGGTTGGACAGAAGAAGGCGCGGGAAATTTGGTTTCTCTGTCGGCAATATAACGCGCAGCAGGCGTTGGAGATGGGTTTGGTGAATTGCGTGGTGCCTGTGGAACGGTTGGAGGCGGAGGGCATTCAGTGGGCTAATGAGATTTTAGATAAAAGTCCGATCGCGATCCGCTGTTTGAAGTCGGCGTTTAATGCTGACTGCGATGGACAAGCCGGGTTACAGGAATTGGCGGGTAATGCGACGCTGCTTTACTATATGACGGAGGAGGGGGCGGAAGGGAAGCAGGCGTTTTTGGAAAAGCGATCGCCAAATTTTCGTCAATATCCTTGGTTGCCCTAG
- a CDS encoding addiction module protein encodes MRSIAQLTEELLSLPSASRAILAEKLVESLEFDTDLTIQAAWTTEAKKRRDEIREVLVEVIPGDEALAQVRRLLE; translated from the coding sequence ATGCGATCGATTGCACAACTGACAGAAGAACTTCTATCCCTGCCTAGCGCATCAAGAGCGATTTTGGCTGAAAAGCTAGTAGAAAGTTTAGAATTTGATACTGACCTGACAATTCAGGCTGCTTGGACAACTGAGGCGAAGAAACGACGCGATGAAATCCGAGAGGTTTTAGTAGAAGTTATTCCAGGGGATGAAGCTTTAGCGCAAGTGAGGCGACTGCTTGAGTAA
- a CDS encoding GNAT family N-acetyltransferase → MQLYYKDFLIRDWMDGDRDAAAEVISSVLAEYGLAWDPTGADRDVLEVEAAYWEKGGEFWVVECQGKLVGTAAYYPVERGEGAVEVRKMYLLPEARGQGLGRFLLQALEKAIREAIPSGSASRQFQQIYVETASVLKEAVQLYERSGYQPTTGVETSRCDRIYIKVLSAEC, encoded by the coding sequence GTGCAGTTATACTACAAAGATTTTTTGATTCGAGATTGGATGGATGGCGATCGCGATGCAGCAGCCGAGGTCATTAGTTCTGTTCTAGCGGAGTATGGTTTAGCCTGGGACCCCACAGGGGCGGATCGCGATGTGTTGGAGGTTGAAGCCGCCTATTGGGAGAAAGGAGGCGAGTTTTGGGTAGTGGAGTGCCAGGGAAAGCTGGTAGGAACGGCCGCCTATTATCCGGTAGAACGCGGGGAAGGGGCGGTAGAAGTGCGTAAGATGTACCTGTTACCGGAAGCGCGAGGGCAAGGTTTGGGGCGGTTTTTACTGCAAGCGCTAGAAAAAGCGATTCGCGAAGCGATCCCTTCGGGAAGCGCCTCTCGGCAATTTCAACAAATTTATGTGGAAACTGCAAGCGTTCTCAAAGAGGCGGTGCAACTTTACGAACGTTCTGGCTATCAACCCACAACAGGGGTAGAAACCTCTCGGTGCGATCGCATCTATATTAAAGTGCTGAGTGCTGAGTGCTGA
- a CDS encoding PIN domain-containing protein — MKVLVDTNIILDFLLERELFLQEAKLLFQAINSSQIKGYVTATTLTDIFYIARRHTQSLERARQSVVFILSSLEVCPIDRTVLELALTSTTPDFEDALQVSCALAQGLDAIVTRDAKFPANSIQVLSIHELMQKLEDARD; from the coding sequence ATGAAAGTCTTGGTTGACACAAACATTATCTTGGACTTTCTGCTAGAACGAGAACTATTTTTACAGGAGGCAAAATTATTATTTCAGGCTATCAATTCTAGCCAAATAAAAGGTTATGTAACTGCAACAACGTTAACAGATATTTTTTATATTGCCAGACGACATACTCAAAGCCTCGAACGGGCAAGACAGTCAGTAGTATTTATATTATCCTCTTTAGAGGTTTGTCCAATAGATCGAACTGTATTAGAGTTGGCTCTAACCTCTACTACACCAGATTTTGAAGATGCGTTGCAGGTTTCTTGTGCTTTGGCTCAAGGTTTAGATGCAATTGTTACCCGCGATGCTAAATTTCCTGCTAACTCAATTCAAGTGCTGTCTATTCACGAATTAATGCAAAAATTAGAAGATGCTAGAGATTAG
- the menD gene encoding 2-succinyl-5-enolpyruvyl-6-hydroxy-3-cyclohexene-1-carboxylic-acid synthase, whose translation MIDFRNTNTVWASILAETLHRLGLQTAIICPGSRSTALTVAFAQHREIETISILDERSAAFFALGVAKRTGLPVVLVCTSGTAGANFYPAVIEAKESRIPLLILTADRPPEMRECHSGQTIDQVKLYGTYPNWQVELAVPALEMGMLGYLRQTVMQAWERSRFPTPGPVHLNLPFRDPLAPIPQAEAIALEAEFPTDLFFSGVKNSAVQTSIPHIPLAEWQSCPNGLIIAGTAQPGDPETYCRAIAHLAQALGWPVLADGLSPIRNYAHLNPNLIATYDILLRNANLADALIPDRIVQIGELPTSKELRNWLTRFEVPVEIIEPSPHNVDPLHRLSIHHRFGVESLLELDFPVSVKSEYCQRWQKCDRHIQQTLNPELSNLDNLFEGKVAWLLPQILPQSTPIFIANSMPVRDVEFFWMPNSSKIQPFFNRGANGIDGTLSTALGIAHNHQSSIMLTGDLALLHDTNGFLFQNKLIGHLTIILINNHGGGIFENLPISQFNPPFEEFFATPQKVNFTQLCAAYNINYELIQSWQQLHQRLHVLPKHGIRLLEIPTNRKADAKWRQEILGNLANKLRL comes from the coding sequence ATGATCGATTTTCGCAACACTAACACGGTTTGGGCTTCAATCTTAGCTGAGACGCTACATCGCTTAGGGCTACAAACTGCTATTATCTGTCCCGGATCGCGTTCAACTGCGCTAACCGTTGCGTTTGCTCAACATCGAGAGATTGAGACAATCTCTATTTTAGATGAGCGTTCTGCTGCATTTTTTGCCTTGGGAGTTGCCAAGCGCACCGGGTTGCCTGTCGTGCTAGTCTGTACGTCGGGAACGGCTGGCGCTAACTTTTATCCGGCTGTTATTGAAGCGAAGGAAAGCCGAATTCCTCTCTTGATTTTAACGGCCGATCGTCCGCCGGAGATGCGGGAATGTCATTCTGGGCAGACGATCGATCAGGTGAAACTGTATGGAACCTATCCTAACTGGCAAGTTGAGTTAGCGGTTCCTGCATTGGAGATGGGGATGTTGGGATATCTGCGTCAGACGGTGATGCAAGCTTGGGAGCGATCGCGCTTTCCAACTCCTGGCCCAGTGCATCTTAACCTACCGTTTCGCGATCCGCTAGCCCCGATTCCCCAAGCGGAGGCGATCGCGCTAGAGGCGGAGTTTCCCACGGATTTATTCTTTTCTGGGGTTAAAAATTCAGCAGTTCAAACCTCTATTCCCCACATTCCCTTAGCTGAGTGGCAAAGTTGCCCCAATGGGTTAATTATTGCAGGGACGGCACAACCGGGCGATCCTGAAACTTACTGTAGGGCGATCGCGCATTTAGCTCAAGCCTTGGGCTGGCCGGTTTTAGCTGATGGACTTTCCCCCATTCGCAACTATGCCCACCTCAACCCCAATCTAATCGCGACCTACGATATCCTGTTAAGGAACGCAAATCTAGCCGATGCGTTAATTCCCGATCGGATCGTGCAAATTGGCGAACTTCCCACCAGCAAAGAGTTGCGGAACTGGCTAACGCGCTTTGAGGTTCCGGTAGAGATTATTGAACCCTCCCCTCACAATGTCGATCCGCTACATCGCCTGAGCATTCATCACCGTTTTGGGGTAGAAAGCCTGCTAGAGTTAGATTTTCCCGTGAGTGTAAAAAGCGAGTATTGTCAGCGCTGGCAAAAGTGCGATCGCCACATTCAACAAACCCTCAACCCAGAACTCAGCAACCTAGATAATCTCTTTGAAGGTAAAGTCGCCTGGTTGCTTCCCCAAATCCTACCCCAATCCACCCCCATCTTCATCGCCAATAGTATGCCCGTCCGCGATGTAGAATTTTTCTGGATGCCCAACTCTTCAAAAATTCAACCCTTTTTCAATCGCGGCGCAAACGGCATTGATGGCACCCTATCCACCGCTTTAGGCATCGCCCACAATCATCAAAGTAGCATCATGTTAACGGGAGATTTAGCCCTATTACACGACACCAACGGCTTCCTCTTCCAAAACAAACTGATCGGACATCTCACCATTATCCTGATTAACAATCACGGCGGCGGTATTTTTGAAAACCTCCCCATTTCCCAATTCAATCCCCCTTTTGAAGAATTCTTCGCCACTCCCCAAAAGGTCAACTTCACTCAACTCTGTGCTGCCTATAATATCAACTACGAGTTAATCCAATCTTGGCAACAACTCCACCAGCGCTTGCACGTCTTACCCAAGCACGGAATTCGCCTCTTAGAAATTCCCACCAACCGCAAAGCCGACGCCAAATGGCGACAAGAGATTTTAGGCAATTTAGCCAACAAACTCAGGCTTTAA